From the genome of Grus americana isolate bGruAme1 chromosome 9, bGruAme1.mat, whole genome shotgun sequence, one region includes:
- the TNFSF10 gene encoding tumor necrosis factor ligand superfamily member 10 isoform X2: MLPAAGPSPGQTCGAVLAAAVLLQSVCVAVTFLYFTNELKQLRDTYSKSGIACLTGEEIGNFIQNLDLIESEDREADPCWQVKWHLGKLIKKMMSRSYEEKISAVNADRALTLSHTDGQPPRSPSNRIAAHLTGNSNKRNSLSPRNSSPRRGNGQKINNWESSRKGHSFLYNVELRNGELVIPQTGFYYIYSQTYFRFRENENEDSDLLAQIRNPKQLVQYVYKLTNYPEPILLMKSARTSCWSKKAEYGLYSIYQGGVFQLKSEDRIFVSVSNGDIVDMDKEASFFGAFMIG; encoded by the exons ATGCTGCCTGCGGCCGgtcccagccccgggcagaCCTGCGGGGCCGTGCTCGCCGCCGCCGTGCTCCTGCAGTCCGTCTGCGTGGCCGTCACCTTCCTCTACTTCACCAACGAGCTCAAACAG ctccgGGACACATACTCCAAGAGCGGCATTGCTTGTCTCACCGGGGAGGAAATCGGAAATTTCATCCAAAACTTGGATCTAATTGAAAGCGAAGACAGAGAAGCTGATCCCTGCTGGCAAGTAAAGTGGCACCTGGGAAAGTTAATTAAAAAG ATGATGTCGAGAAGCTACGAGGAAAAGATATCTGCAGTCAACG CTGACAGAGCCCTGACGCTGTCGCACACCGATGGGCAGCCACCGCGCAGTCCCAGCAACAGGATCGCGGCGCATCTGACGGGCAACAGCAATAAGAGGAATTCCCTGTCCCCACGCA ATTCCTCGCCCAGAAGAGGGAACgggcaaaaaataaacaactggGAATCGTCAAGGAAAGGTCACTCTTTCCTGTACAACGTGGAGCTGAGAAACGGCGAGTTAGTGATACCCCAGACCGGGTTTTATTACATCTACTCACAAACTTATTTTCGTTTCCGCGAAAACGAGAACGAGGATTCAGATTTGTTGGCGCAAATCAGGAACCCCAAACAGCTTGTCCAGTATGTTTACAAACTGACTAATTACCCAGAGCCCATTTTGCTCATGAAAAGCGCAAGAACAAGCTGCTGGTCTAAAAAGGCAGAATATGGACTTTACTCCATCTACCAAGGTGGTGTCTTTCAACTGAAAAGCGAGGACAGGATTTTTGTCTCTGTCAGTAATGGTGACATAGTTGACATGGACAAAGAAGCCAGTTTTTTTGGAGCCTTTATGATCGGTTAA
- the TNFSF10 gene encoding tumor necrosis factor ligand superfamily member 10 isoform X1: protein MLPAAGPSPGQTCGAVLAAAVLLQSVCVAVTFLYFTNELKQLRDTYSKSGIACLTGEEIGNFIQNLDLIESEDREADPCWQVKWHLGKLIKKMMSRSYEEKISAVNADRALTLSHTDGQPPRSPSNRIAAHLTGNSNKRNSLSPRIDSSPRRGNGQKINNWESSRKGHSFLYNVELRNGELVIPQTGFYYIYSQTYFRFRENENEDSDLLAQIRNPKQLVQYVYKLTNYPEPILLMKSARTSCWSKKAEYGLYSIYQGGVFQLKSEDRIFVSVSNGDIVDMDKEASFFGAFMIG, encoded by the exons ATGCTGCCTGCGGCCGgtcccagccccgggcagaCCTGCGGGGCCGTGCTCGCCGCCGCCGTGCTCCTGCAGTCCGTCTGCGTGGCCGTCACCTTCCTCTACTTCACCAACGAGCTCAAACAG ctccgGGACACATACTCCAAGAGCGGCATTGCTTGTCTCACCGGGGAGGAAATCGGAAATTTCATCCAAAACTTGGATCTAATTGAAAGCGAAGACAGAGAAGCTGATCCCTGCTGGCAAGTAAAGTGGCACCTGGGAAAGTTAATTAAAAAG ATGATGTCGAGAAGCTACGAGGAAAAGATATCTGCAGTCAACG CTGACAGAGCCCTGACGCTGTCGCACACCGATGGGCAGCCACCGCGCAGTCCCAGCAACAGGATCGCGGCGCATCTGACGGGCAACAGCAATAAGAGGAATTCCCTGTCCCCACGCA tagATTCCTCGCCCAGAAGAGGGAACgggcaaaaaataaacaactggGAATCGTCAAGGAAAGGTCACTCTTTCCTGTACAACGTGGAGCTGAGAAACGGCGAGTTAGTGATACCCCAGACCGGGTTTTATTACATCTACTCACAAACTTATTTTCGTTTCCGCGAAAACGAGAACGAGGATTCAGATTTGTTGGCGCAAATCAGGAACCCCAAACAGCTTGTCCAGTATGTTTACAAACTGACTAATTACCCAGAGCCCATTTTGCTCATGAAAAGCGCAAGAACAAGCTGCTGGTCTAAAAAGGCAGAATATGGACTTTACTCCATCTACCAAGGTGGTGTCTTTCAACTGAAAAGCGAGGACAGGATTTTTGTCTCTGTCAGTAATGGTGACATAGTTGACATGGACAAAGAAGCCAGTTTTTTTGGAGCCTTTATGATCGGTTAA